Proteins encoded by one window of Glycine soja cultivar W05 chromosome 15, ASM419377v2, whole genome shotgun sequence:
- the LOC114386833 gene encoding zinc finger CCCH domain-containing protein 48-like: MDTKFARRTERIGRTTCSYWKAGKCNRNPCRFLHIETPSPPAACGYGNTAYSYGKKPHSSSENTPKYGSKKALLRDNGDRGDATRVAKAFKKSSPRICKYWINNNCVHGEQCLYLHSWFRGDGFSTVTKLQEHKKVITGIALPVGSDKLYSGSTDGTVRIWDCHTGQCAKVINLGAEVTSLISEGSWIFVGLQNAVKAWNIQTMSEFTLDGPKGRVRAMTVGNNTLFAGAEDGVIFAWRGSSKADSPFELVASLTGHTKAVVCLAVGCKMLYSGSMDQSIKVWDMDTLQCTMTLNDHTDAVTSLICWDQYLLSSSSDRTIKVWACIEAGSLEVIYTHTEENGVVSLFGMPDAEGKPILFSSCRDNSVHMYELPSFSERGRLFAKKDVALIELGPGGLFFTGDESGLLMVWKWLEVPKVASS, from the exons ATGGATACAAAGTTTGCACGAAGGACTGAGCGCATTGGTAGAACAACATGCTCTTATTGGAAAGCTGGAAAATGTAACAGAAATCCATGCAGATTTTTGCACATAGAGACACCATCTCCACCTGCTGCTTGTGGTTATGGCAATACTGCATATAGCTACGGAAAAAAGCCCCATTCCTCCTCTGAGAATACCCCGAAATATGGTTCAAAGAAAGCATTGCTTAGAGATAATGGAGATAGAGGAGATGCAACAAGGGTTGCTAAGGCTTTCAAGAAATCATCACCAAGGATATGTAAATACTGGATCAACAACAATTGTGTACATGGTGAACAATGCCTGTATCTGCATTCATGGTTTCGTGGTGATGGGTTTTCCACAGTAACGAAACTTCAAGAACATAAGAAG GTTATCACTGGCATCGCACTTCCTGTTGGATCCGACAAACTTTATTCTGGCAGCACTGATGGGACAGTTAGGATATGGGACTGCCATACTGGTCAATGTGCTAAAGTCATCAATCTTGGTGCTGAGGTTACCTCTTTGATCAGTGAGGGGTCATGGATTTTTGTTGGTCTGCAAAATGCTGTCAAG GCTTGGAATATCCAGACCATGTCAGAGTTTACTCTTGATGGACCCAAAGGCCGAGTCCGTGCCATGACTGTTGGCAACAATACACTCTTTGCTGGTGCAGAG gatGGTGTCATTTTTGCTTGGAGAGGAAGCTCTAAAGCCGATTCTCCTTTTGAACTGGTTGCGTCACTCACTGGCCACACTAAAGCAGTGGTTTGTCTGGCGGTTGGATGCAAGATGCTGTACTCCGGGTCCATGGACCAAAGCATAAAG GTCTGGGACATGGATACATTACAGTGTACAATGACACTAAATGATCATACTGACGCAGTCACATCCCTTATCTGTTGGGATCAATATCTGTTGTCAAGTTCATCTGACCGCACAATTAAAGTCTGGGCTTGCATTGAAGCAGGATCTTTGGAAGTGATATATACACACACCGAAGAAAAT gGTGTTGTTTCACTTTTTGGGATGCCTGATGCAGAGGGAAAGCCAATATTATTTTCCTCGTGCAGAGACAATTCAGTTCACATGTATGAATTGCCATC ATTTTCAGAAAGGGGACGTTTATTTGCCAAGAAAGATGTGGCATTGATTGAGTTAGGTCCTGGTGGCCTCTTCTTCACTGGAGATGAGAGTGGTTTGCTGATGGTGTGGAAATGGTTGGAGGTACCCAAGGTGGCATCCTCTTGA